Proteins encoded together in one Coriobacteriia bacterium window:
- a CDS encoding helicase C-terminal domain-containing protein, which translates to MFGGKAAQSVASATLARMHPALAQIIVPGTDDDVSAAYATLPERARDAVFGFEDEVCIVDLETTGYDASRDRIMEIAAAVMRGPEVLDRFATFVDPLMPVPLEITKLTGIDDAMLEGAPGAEVAVGRLLEFIGDRDVVAHNASFDRSFVRSVTGSLPGRGEWIDSLVLCRLGMPRLRSHRLQDLRLAFAPEIDGAAHRADADVEALCHVWRCALVGISDLDPGVLSRIVGLGDGAAWAERGWLARIAAANTSAGYDLKEVRRRRVAADKAEVLDDAHEVACVCPDVESVCAHFSQTGAAGRMYEGYEHRAEQVQMARAVIAAFEHSTMAAIEAGTGVGKSVAYLVPAALFALENRVGVGIATKTNALMDQLVYHELPRLKTALGEDLRYAALKGYDHYPCLRKMERAAGELDDTAEPEYVGALAMLLAWSSQSAWGDLDAVNLHWRRELRAAVQASQADCTHRRCRFFPNLCYLHGVRRRAASAHIVVTNHALLFRDVVAQGGILPPIRHWIVDEAHSAEAEARKQLTVGAAHLELATVLSGLHGRRGGVLDAIGRILKGREGAESALVPIVRMEEECQRCATLTDSLFDFVKDLAPLAGSSEYDSAEVWVTPEIRQSGPWGTVASTGASLAKRLARVLEEGKTLGGALEDLGPELADQRADLSGLLARLADQRDGLVAVVDGEDGTLVYSAVLDRRRGVDAERLVAARLDVGEVLADDLFGRVSSVVFTSATIAAGDSFSHFAHGVGLDLLPPDRWATLRLASSYDLERQMAVFVPTDLPPPNEDGYLEVLEGLLEEVHVAMGGSVLTLFTNRRDMERLHALLEPRLRGEGIDLIMQRRGTSAKRLRDEFLADERLSLFALKSFWEGFDAKGDTLRCVVVPRLPFGRPTDPLSCERERREGRAAWSRYALPEAVIELKQAAGRLIRSNEDTGCLVIADARVVQKGYGARFLDALPVADVERMPRADVIAEVQRRFGRAATD; encoded by the coding sequence GTGTTCGGGGGAAAGGCCGCGCAGTCGGTGGCGAGTGCTACGCTGGCGCGTATGCATCCAGCCCTTGCACAGATCATCGTTCCCGGGACCGACGACGACGTGAGCGCCGCCTACGCCACGCTTCCCGAGCGCGCGCGCGATGCCGTCTTCGGGTTCGAGGACGAGGTGTGTATCGTCGATCTGGAGACCACCGGCTACGACGCTTCGCGAGATCGCATCATGGAGATCGCCGCAGCGGTGATGAGGGGTCCCGAGGTTCTTGACCGGTTCGCGACCTTCGTCGACCCGCTCATGCCGGTACCGCTGGAGATCACCAAGCTCACGGGAATCGACGACGCGATGCTTGAGGGGGCCCCTGGAGCGGAGGTTGCGGTGGGTCGGCTGCTCGAGTTCATCGGCGATCGGGACGTCGTCGCTCACAACGCATCGTTTGACCGCTCGTTCGTCCGGAGCGTGACGGGCTCACTTCCCGGCCGCGGCGAGTGGATCGACTCGCTGGTGCTGTGCAGGCTGGGGATGCCGCGGCTGCGGAGCCACCGGCTGCAGGATCTGCGGCTGGCGTTCGCCCCCGAGATCGATGGTGCCGCACATCGAGCAGACGCCGATGTGGAGGCGCTCTGTCACGTATGGAGATGTGCTCTTGTGGGCATCTCCGACCTCGATCCGGGGGTGTTGTCGCGAATCGTCGGCCTCGGCGACGGCGCGGCGTGGGCAGAGCGCGGCTGGCTTGCCCGGATAGCCGCCGCCAACACCAGCGCGGGCTACGACCTCAAAGAGGTGCGTCGCCGAAGGGTGGCTGCAGACAAGGCCGAGGTGCTGGACGACGCACACGAGGTCGCCTGCGTCTGCCCGGATGTCGAGAGCGTATGCGCCCACTTCAGCCAGACCGGTGCAGCCGGGCGCATGTACGAGGGATACGAGCATCGTGCCGAGCAGGTGCAGATGGCGCGCGCGGTCATCGCTGCGTTCGAGCACTCCACGATGGCCGCCATCGAAGCCGGGACCGGCGTGGGCAAGTCAGTGGCCTATCTGGTTCCGGCGGCCCTGTTCGCCCTGGAGAACCGGGTGGGCGTCGGAATCGCCACTAAGACGAACGCGCTCATGGACCAGCTCGTCTACCACGAGCTGCCCCGGCTGAAGACCGCTCTGGGCGAGGATCTACGCTACGCGGCGCTCAAGGGATACGACCACTACCCGTGCTTGCGCAAGATGGAGCGGGCGGCCGGCGAACTCGACGACACCGCCGAACCGGAGTACGTGGGGGCCCTTGCGATGCTTCTTGCCTGGTCCAGTCAAAGCGCCTGGGGCGATCTGGACGCCGTCAACCTGCACTGGCGTCGGGAGCTTCGGGCGGCGGTACAGGCGAGTCAAGCCGACTGCACCCATCGGCGCTGCCGCTTCTTTCCCAACCTGTGCTATCTACACGGCGTGCGCAGGCGGGCCGCGAGCGCACATATCGTGGTCACGAACCACGCGCTGCTCTTTCGCGATGTGGTCGCGCAGGGAGGCATCCTGCCGCCGATCAGGCACTGGATCGTGGACGAGGCCCACTCGGCTGAAGCTGAGGCGCGCAAGCAGCTGACCGTCGGAGCGGCGCACCTCGAACTGGCCACCGTGCTCTCCGGGCTTCATGGCCGGCGTGGCGGGGTCCTCGACGCTATCGGCCGCATTCTGAAGGGCCGTGAGGGCGCGGAGTCTGCGCTGGTGCCGATCGTCCGGATGGAGGAGGAGTGCCAGCGGTGCGCGACGCTCACTGACTCGCTGTTCGACTTCGTCAAGGACCTCGCACCGCTGGCTGGATCAAGCGAGTATGACTCGGCCGAGGTGTGGGTGACGCCGGAGATTCGCCAGAGTGGTCCCTGGGGCACCGTCGCATCCACGGGCGCGTCGCTCGCCAAACGGCTTGCGCGGGTGCTCGAAGAGGGCAAGACCCTTGGCGGAGCGCTCGAGGACCTTGGTCCCGAGCTGGCCGATCAGCGGGCGGACCTGAGCGGTCTGCTGGCTCGTCTGGCGGACCAGAGGGACGGGCTGGTAGCGGTTGTCGACGGCGAGGACGGGACGCTCGTGTACTCGGCCGTGCTGGACCGGCGACGGGGGGTCGATGCCGAACGGCTGGTGGCGGCTCGTCTCGACGTGGGCGAGGTGCTGGCCGACGACCTCTTCGGTCGCGTCAGCAGCGTGGTCTTCACGTCGGCCACCATCGCCGCAGGGGACTCCTTCAGTCACTTCGCACATGGGGTCGGGCTGGATCTGCTGCCCCCCGATCGCTGGGCGACGCTGCGGTTGGCCTCAAGCTACGACCTTGAGCGCCAGATGGCGGTGTTCGTCCCGACAGACCTGCCGCCGCCGAACGAAGACGGCTACCTGGAGGTGCTCGAGGGGCTGCTCGAGGAGGTGCACGTGGCGATGGGGGGCAGCGTACTCACGCTGTTCACGAACCGAAGAGACATGGAGCGCCTCCATGCCCTGCTGGAGCCGCGCCTACGTGGCGAGGGAATCGACCTGATCATGCAGCGGCGAGGCACGTCGGCCAAGCGGCTGCGCGACGAGTTCCTCGCGGACGAGCGGCTGAGCCTGTTCGCGCTCAAGAGCTTCTGGGAGGGGTTCGATGCCAAGGGCGACACGTTGCGCTGCGTCGTCGTCCCTCGCCTGCCGTTTGGGCGCCCGACCGATCCCTTGTCGTGCGAAAGAGAGCGCCGGGAGGGGAGGGCGGCGTGGTCACGGTACGCGCTGCCGGAGGCGGTCATCGAGCTGAAGCAGGCCGCCGGCAGGCTGATTCGCTCCAACGAGGAC